A stretch of Candidatus Vicinibacter affinis DNA encodes these proteins:
- a CDS encoding T9SS type A sorting domain-containing protein: protein MAVKDFILFITVCIFSHLAGVAQSDFCKKLNQPGLIFCDDFESTQAISSRYFEYNNNNGDFVPLVGLGRNSSTGMRVRWQPGEVGAGSLSKSFGRTPSTYIGKNASIPDSTFKEVYWRMDVRHQEGWLGGGPAKLSRALTLANGNWATGAMAHMWSGGQGDFYLGMDPATGIDASGKLVSTKYNDFANLRWLGFKAGNIPLYSSERVGEWFCIEGHVRLNTPGKSDGVFEFWINDTLQAGSYNLNWHGNWNADERNYGINAIFFENYWNAGSPVLQERYFDNLVIATSKISCKSATTHTKETSPLHCKVWHDSQNLNWPSDLAPNSTLKIYSLFGQLVLQPPVNISGKLNLAELPLPAGIYLYQLSGLSCGTSTGKLILHP, encoded by the coding sequence ATGGCAGTAAAAGATTTTATTTTATTCATTACAGTTTGCATTTTTAGTCATCTGGCAGGGGTGGCACAATCAGATTTTTGTAAAAAACTCAATCAGCCCGGTTTGATTTTTTGTGATGATTTTGAATCCACGCAGGCCATTTCTTCACGATATTTCGAATACAACAACAACAATGGTGATTTTGTACCGCTGGTCGGTCTGGGGCGTAATTCCTCAACAGGAATGAGGGTAAGATGGCAGCCTGGTGAAGTAGGTGCGGGTAGTTTGTCAAAATCTTTTGGGCGTACCCCTTCCACCTACATCGGTAAAAATGCTTCCATTCCCGACAGCACTTTCAAGGAGGTTTATTGGCGTATGGATGTCAGACATCAGGAAGGATGGTTGGGCGGAGGTCCGGCTAAACTTTCACGCGCACTCACTTTGGCGAATGGCAACTGGGCCACCGGTGCCATGGCTCATATGTGGTCCGGTGGACAGGGAGATTTTTATCTGGGAATGGATCCGGCAACGGGTATTGATGCCAGTGGCAAGCTGGTGAGTACCAAATACAACGACTTTGCGAATCTTCGGTGGCTGGGATTTAAGGCAGGCAACATTCCTTTGTACAGTTCGGAAAGAGTGGGCGAATGGTTTTGTATTGAAGGACATGTCAGGTTAAATACGCCCGGTAAGAGCGATGGCGTATTTGAGTTCTGGATCAACGACACCCTTCAGGCAGGTAGTTATAATTTGAACTGGCACGGCAATTGGAATGCGGATGAAAGGAATTATGGAATCAACGCCATTTTCTTTGAAAATTATTGGAATGCCGGGTCCCCTGTCTTGCAGGAAAGGTATTTCGATAATTTGGTAATTGCCACTTCCAAAATATCCTGCAAATCTGCTACCACGCACACTAAAGAAACTTCTCCTTTGCACTGCAAAGTCTGGCACGATTCACAAAATTTGAATTGGCCGTCAGACCTTGCCCCGAATTCTACGTTGAAGATATATTCACTTTTTGGCCAATTGGTCTTGCAGCCTCCGGTGAATATTTCCGGTAAACTTAATCTGGCAGAATTGCCACTTCCTGCCGGAATTTATCTCTATCAGTTGAGTGGTCTGTCCTGTGGAACTTCAACAGGTAAGCTGATATTGCATCCATAG
- a CDS encoding T9SS type A sorting domain-containing protein, with protein MGCYSSAGLSSGDKMFFHENELERIFVYEHNLNTTIPIKNALKNFQSESLKFHLFPNPTEDILYLKTPLHAKILHEHIEIIALDGKSYLVSMAALQSNKLIKIEIGFLTPGIYFIKFKTTNGEVVMKKFVKK; from the coding sequence ATGGGATGCTATTCCTCTGCAGGACTTTCCAGCGGTGACAAAATGTTCTTCCATGAAAATGAACTGGAAAGAATATTTGTGTATGAACATAATTTAAATACGACCATCCCTATAAAGAATGCACTCAAAAATTTTCAGTCAGAATCTCTAAAGTTCCATCTCTTCCCAAATCCTACAGAAGATATCCTTTATCTCAAAACGCCCCTTCATGCTAAAATACTCCACGAACATATTGAAATAATAGCTTTGGATGGAAAATCATATTTGGTATCTATGGCAGCTCTTCAATCAAACAAGCTTATTAAAATAGAAATTGGATTCTTAACTCCAGGCATCTATTTCATAAAGTTCAAAACCACCAATGGTGAAGTCGTTATGAAAAAATTTGTAAAAAAATAA
- the atpC gene encoding ATP synthase F1 subunit epsilon, whose product MKVSILTPESSLYEGQAKAIIMPGLGGQFEVLDRHAPLISALSKGTIQLTDEKGEKHKFSIKNGFAEVLKNEVSILVRVL is encoded by the coding sequence ATGAAGGTAAGCATTCTAACCCCCGAAAGCTCTCTTTACGAAGGCCAGGCTAAAGCCATCATAATGCCGGGACTCGGAGGTCAATTTGAAGTACTTGACCGACATGCGCCTTTGATTTCTGCATTATCCAAAGGCACCATCCAGCTGACCGATGAAAAAGGAGAAAAACACAAGTTCTCCATTAAAAATGGTTTTGCAGAGGTGCTCAAAAATGAAGTGAGCATTTTGGTGAGGGTTTTGTAA